The Arabidopsis thaliana chromosome 5, partial sequence genomic interval TCTAATGGCTCTTGATTCTTGGCATAACCAGTACTACAAGGATGAGCACAGCGTAGCTCTAATCCACAAGGTACATACTTTTTCCTGAATCTCTTAAGTTGAGTTTCTACTCTTAAATCTCTCAAGTCATACAGAGAATGTTGATGCACAGGTGACTTCAAGAACTGAATCCATGTCCAGACACCTCTTTCGGTACAGGAATATGaacaatattatatgtttaagGCTCAATAACTTAACACTATCTCGGATAGCCGCGGTCGAGAAGTTGCTATTTGTCCAAATGTTAGATCTCAGTCACAATGAGCTTCATTCAGCTGAAGGTACTACATTATGTAGTgttttctaactctttttGAGTCTTGTTCAGTATCAGTTGTTGCaactttaaaatatgtatGGGTCTGTATGTAGGATTGGAGGCGATGCAGCTTCTCTGTTGCCTAAATCTGAGTCACAACAGAATCAGGAGCTTTTCAGCGCTTGACTCTTTAAGACATCTTAAGCAGCTTAGAGTGTTGGATGTTTCACATAACCACATCTGTGGGGAACTCCCAGTAGACACAACAAGGTACCTTTGTTCTTCGCCGCTCTCTAATTCGGGTGAAACTGGAAGAGAGGTGCCTAATAAATACCAGGATGCGTATTTGGTGCTTAGAGATTTGATGAAACTGAAGCAGTTAGATATTAGAGGCAACGACCTAATATTTGCAGGAGAAGAGTTCAGCTCCTTTGTCCGCCAGGTTGTGCCAAAGCTTGTATGGCTTGATGGCCACAAACTCACAAGTTAAATGTTAGTTAGGCCACTTCTTTTTacttaagaaatttttttcgtttttttggttcagacctaactaaataaattatggcacttgtgtgtttgatttggtttaaccTGACAAGCAAGTTTCAAACACGTCgaattaaaaacataagaaaacacaaattcattactaaaatcaacaaaagaacacaacaGGTTCACAGGTTTGTAAGACAAAAgccaataaaaagaagaaaaaggaaataacaaaaggaagaaacagagtttttaTAGCAAACTTGTAGCAGCTGGATTGCCTGAAACATGTCCATGGCTGAGAAACCGGAAAAGATCTTCTAACGGAAAGTAAATGATAAGTTGAGGTTATCAGAGATTATTTGGACCTCACACTTGGCTGAAGCTACTCTACGAAGCTTCTTAAGTTTCTTGAACACTTTCATCACATCTTCATCCTGTGGTGTATTGTAGTACAATGTCACTTGTTCAAGATCCGGCATTGTCTCTAGGAATTGCTTGACCTGCTTTATGTGATCCGCTACATCTTCAACAATTTCCCAAAACTcacaatcttcttcaatctcccaAAACTGACAAAAATCACCAGTGTCACCAAAGTTCAATATCTTTATAACCTTTACCGAACTTGATGATAGGCAAGCATCAATATCCTTCTTCACCCTCATATTATCCAGATTTTTGCACATGCACGGCCTATTCTCGTCCCCGCAAGATCTTcttttcctatatatatgattcagtCCCTGAAACATAAAAGAATTAGTATCAAAGTCTGATTATGTGTGTGTTTCAAAAGCATCTCAGTCATTGATTTATAGGATGTATACAGTACCTCGAAGACAAGGGTTTGTAGATTTGGACAGTTCTTGAGTAGAGGTGGTAATGATTTCCATCCTACATGTAGTCCAGTCTTAATAGTTAACTGAATCAGATTCTCGAATACCGGCATTGTTTCACGGCAGCAACCAAGTACctaaaagaaaaccaaatcaacgACATATATAATTACTCACTTGTCAATATCTGAgtagaaatttaaaagattaggAGAAAGATGTGACTAACCTTGAGAGCATCTTCAGTCAAGTAGAGAATCTTGACATTACATATTCCCATGAAAAGCTTTGTTACATTATTATTGTCATTTTTAATCTGTTTAGAGGTCTTACAAAGACCAAGACGAGCTTCAACAAGCGAGTCAAACCTCACATGTTGATACTTGTCCGCAATTGTATCCAAGTACTCTAGGTAGACTAGATTTGGAATATCAAATGACCATAACACGATCGGTTTAAAATCTTTAGCcttcacaaaattttcaaaacgaGAAAATTTTAGTATCTTCAGAGTTGGGACAGACACGGTTACGTAGCAAGGTTCAGGTTCTGAAGACTCCTCCCATATCAAATTCATCAGCAATAATTCTTTGAGCATGTGACAGCCAGAAAGAAGTTTCTGAAACATTCTAGTATCCATCTTAACATAATCAAGATGGAGAGTCTTAAGCATTGGAAGAGAAACATCACATTCCACATTAACGTTGACACCATCCTGAAACTGTATCTTCAGCCTAACCAATGTCTTGCTCACAAAGATCTCTGAAGGCAGAGGATAAAAAGTCGAGTTGGAACCAAAACCGCGAGATGACGGGATATGTAGATCAATATCTAACACACCACGTTTCAACACTTTAGGTATCCATTCAAGCACCGAGTTTTGATCAACACCTTCACACTTAACGTAGAATCTGTTCAACGTAGCATTCGCTTCCGCTTGCAAAGTCAATACACTACCCACGAAAAGCATAAAACTTTCAGAACCCTTTCTCCTCTCTTCACAAGTCATTAGAGGATCGAAATAGAAGGATTCATCAAAGTCAAGGTTTGGCATAAAAGCAAGCAAAGGCTTCCATCTTTTGGCAAGAACAGTAGTTGAAGCAGCTTCTTTTGTTGGAAGGAATGATAAGATGTGGCAAATGAGTGCGTCTGGTAAACCGCTGATTATATCTCTAGGACCATCAAAACACTTCTTTTTCGAACccattttgtgaaagaaaCAGATCAACACTTACAACCTGAACAAAGACATGTAAGTCTTGTAAGAAGAAGCACGTGcccacaaaaccaaaatcgtTGGAGAGACATACCAAATGAGAAGTGAGACCATAAGAatgaaaaatggagaaaactttttttagaCCATTTCATTAGCTCTATATttaactctaaaatagagaGGGTTTCTCAACAAAGTATGCATGTATTCTCTAttctaaaaagaaatattcttaaaaatattatatttctattttatataataatgccttatatttatataatttataatttaactCCATAAATTATAGTTTTGCAATATTTCCAtaaattatgatattatttaaatttaaaattcattatattaaaagatattttctataatatatatattgaaaaatgaCCTCGatattttcaagtaattatctaatttttaattaaaaatatactttgacaagcaaaacaataataacacagttacaaaatatgaaaatatgaatgatTCTATGGtgaatttttaagaaataacttttaataatacttttatttttgaaattatataaaaaacattaatgtaagaaattattatgatccctataaacaatttttttgccTCCACCACTAGCCTCTCTATGAGTCTCTTACTAATATAATTAACTATTAGtgtttttaatgtaattaaattgtttaattaaattctaaactataaaaaaaaattataaccaaTCATAACAGGAAAAAtgtaatttggattttttagagtttgttGTTTAAGAGAGTCTTCCTACTCTTTCTCCTCACtaattacaatttttcatACTCTTATTGATGGGTCTCTAATTAAGAAGACCATCAATGAAATTCACTTTAAATGGTCatagtataatttataaactaaattaaataagtGAAATTCTTCtataaaaatactatttggtttctatatattttgaaaaactgGGTGATTGGTTCGTCTGTATCTGTAGATTTATTGcaataaaaactttattttagcTGTAATGATTGTAGCTGTAGGTTTTATTTATGTAGAAATTAGGTAGtatatttttactaatataaaattattatataagtaAATTGGATTTAGCAATTAAATTTGGAttgtatgtatgtatttttaaacaaaaataaaattggtaaATAATAGTTAtgtgttatataatattattctcaaatatcaattttataaattatgatatacataacatatatatgatgtatTTAAGAAACGATctgacttatatatatatatatatatatatatataacccaataaaaagagttatatatatatatatatatatttcataaagAAGTTTTTTTGCAGAATACTTATatccacaaaaataaattttcataatatatatggatgaaactataataattgttttaaaaaaaaaacaaagtggaaagaggaagaaaaaaatggtacATCCCACCTAAATACCATAACATTGTATTCTAAAAAATTGTACTTACaaccaaaatataacaaaaatattgtttaggCTGTGAAAAAAATAGGAAAGCTACCATAAGGATTGTAGCTTTTTTGTTGGCTTTATTAGGCTTGGGCAAAAAAAACGCTAACCGaataaccgaaccgaaccaaaaaacATGGTTTGGTTCGGGTTTGGATAGTTTAAAATAACCGGCTGGATATTATATGTCTTAGATTTCGGTTTCGGTTAGGTTAGTAACCGATAACCAAAGGATAACCAAAGCATATATGTATGATAGATAATATATCACATATATTGTATGTATTGAGACTTAACTATGTTATTCTCTTTATTAGTTTGCAAGTTGAATTTCGTGAGTTGTGAATCAGGTGTTTTAATATTATGGAGAGTATGGACCATATTTGCATCTTTGTGAGTTGTGAATATGTCTTTTTTTACGTACGTTCTATATCAGTTATTGGTCAATTGTTTTAGTTGTTTCGTTTTTTAGTCGGTTAtttcggttttggtttatttatggTTACCAAGTTTAATatccgaaccgaaccgaaccgaaaaaTATctgaaccgaaccgaaccaaaattcCTCAAATATCCAAATGGTTCTTATATTACTATAACCGAAACCATACGCAACCGAACCAAAACCGAATACCCAGGCCTGTCCAAATGGTTCTTATATTACTATAACCAAAATAACCGAAACCATGCACAACCGAACCGAAACCGAATGGTTAACCGAATGCCCAGGTCTGGGCTTTATACATATTCTATTGCCCAACCAATCATACcccaaacatttttttaaaaaaatattaaatatattgctcaacaaaaaatattatatacaataaaaaaatgaaatcagCAAGATTATCCATAACAAGGGACATGCAAAATATCATGGATCTGAGTTTTGATACAATTCTGGAAATAGGTGTCCA includes:
- a CDS encoding RNI-like superfamily protein: MGSKKKCFDGPRDIISGLPDALICHILSFLPTKEAASTTVLAKRWKPLLAFMPNLDFDESFYFDPLMTCEERRKGSESFMLFVGSVLTLQAEANATLNRFYVKCEGVDQNSVLEWIPKVLKRGVLDIDLHIPSSRGFGSNSTFYPLPSEIFVSKTLVRLKIQFQDGVNVNVECDVSLPMLKTLHLDYVKMDTRMFQKLLSGCHMLKELLLMNLIWEESSEPEPCYVTVSVPTLKILKFSRFENFVKAKDFKPIVLWSFDIPNLVYLEYLDTIADKYQHVRFDSLVEARLGLCKTSKQIKNDNNNVTKLFMGICNVKILYLTEDALKVLGCCRETMPVFENLIQLTIKTGLHVGWKSLPPLLKNCPNLQTLVFEGLNHIYRKRRSCGDENRPCMCKNLDNMRVKKDIDACLSSSSVKVIKILNFGDTGDFCQFWEIEEDCEFWEIVEDVADHIKQVKQFLETMPDLEQVTLYYNTPQDEDVMKVFKKLKKLRRVASAKCEVQIISDNLNLSFTFR
- a CDS encoding RNI-like superfamily protein (RNI-like superfamily protein; CONTAINS InterPro DOMAIN/s: FBD-like (InterPro:IPR006566), Leucine-rich repeat 2 (InterPro:IPR013101); BEST Arabidopsis thaliana protein match is: F-box/RNI-like superfamily protein (TAIR:AT4G00320.1); Has 1807 Blast hits to 1807 proteins in 277 species: Archae - 0; Bacteria - 0; Metazoa - 736; Fungi - 347; Plants - 385; Viruses - 0; Other Eukaryotes - 339 (source: NCBI BLink).); its protein translation is MPNLDFDESFYFDPLMTCEERRKGSESFMLFVGSVLTLQAEANATLNRFYVKCEGVDQNSVLEWIPKVLKRGVLDIDLHIPSSRGFGSNSTFYPLPSEIFVSKTLVRLKIQFQDGVNVNVECDVSLPMLKTLHLDYVKMDTRMFQKLLSGCHMLKELLLMNLIWEESSEPEPCYVTVSVPTLKILKFSRFENFVKAKDFKPIVLWSFDIPNLVYLEYLDTIADKYQHVRFDSLVEARLGLCKTSKQIKNDNNNVTKLFMGICNVKILYLTEDALKVLGCCRETMPVFENLIQLTIKTGLHVGWKSLPPLLKNCPNLQTLVFEGLNHIYRKRRSCGDENRPCMCKNLDNMRVKKDIDACLSSSSVKVIKILNFGDTGDFCQFWEIEEDCEFWEIVEDVADHIKQVKQFLETMPDLEQVTLYYNTPQDEDVMKVFKKLKKLRRVASAKCEVQIISDNLNLSFTFR